GGACGCTGACCACGGAGAAGTCGAAGGACCCCATGACGATGACGAAGGTCAGCCCGCAGGCGGCAATCAGGAAGTAGGACATGGCGTAGACGCAGGTCAGGAATCCCTGATAGGTCAGAAAGGAGGGGTTGATCGCCTGGAAGGCGACGATCGTCAGGATGGCCGCCCCGATCGGCCCGATGGTGGTCATCCGGTGGCGAAACCGCTCCCGGGAGGACGTCAGGCTGGCCACGGCGCCCGTGCTCCTCACGTCACCGTGACCCCCCGCAGCCCGCGGCTGCCGACGACAATAGAAATGATCAGCAGGAGTCCCAGGAGGAGCTGCACGAGCTCCGGGCGCAGCAGGGAGAGGATCAGACCGCGATCGACGACGGCAAAGGTCAGCGCCCCGAGGATCGTCCGCTGGGGCCCGCCGCTCCCGCCGACCAGCGGGGTCCCCCCCAGGACGATCGCCACGAGCGGCCAGACCACGTTGTTCAGGTTGAGCTCCACCGGCGTGGCGCCGCCGAGGTGCTGGAAGAGAATCATCGCCCCGAACCCTGTGAAGGCGCCGCTCAAGGTGAACCCCAGAATCTTGTAGCGATCGACGTCCACGCCGGCCAGGCGCGCCCCTTCTTCGTTGGACCCGATCGCGTAGAGGTAGATGCCCACCTTCGTGCGTGTCATGATGAAGACCGCCGCGACGATGAGCGGAATCGCCCAGAGCAGCGGCGTAGGCACCAGCGGGATGAGCGGCGCCGTGATGAACTCATAGCCCCGGACCGACCGCGGATACCCTCCGGAAAGCCTCGCCGTCAGGCCCCAGTAGGTCACCAGCAGGCTCAGGGTGAGGATGAAGGAGGGCACCTTGGCCTTCACCTGAATCACGCCGACGATGAACCCGCTGGTCAGCCCCAGAAGCAGGATCACCAGGATCGCGGCCGCGCCCAGGACGGGCTTCAGGAGCCACACCAGCACGCCCCCCAGCATCCAGATCCCGACATAGGTGAGGTCCAGGGCGCCGGTGACGACCATGAGGGACGGGCCGAGGGCGAACAGCATGAGCGTGACAAACTGCCTGAGGATGGTGGAGATGTTCAGCCCGCTCAGGAACCGGTCCGGATAGAGGAGGGAAAAGACCAGCACGAAACCCACCAGGGCCAGCACAGCCGGCAGATTGCTCGGGGCGCGGCCGCCGCGCCGGACCGTCAGTGTCCGCCCGCCGGGGGTCTGCGGAGCGTCGTCATCTCCGCGAACTCCCCGGGGGTGAGGGCGCGCTGCACCCGGCCGTCCCTGATCAGGAGGATGGTGTCGCACAGCGTGGCGTACTCCTTCGGATCATCACTGACCAGCAGCATCGCCGTGCCCTGCCTCTTCATCTCCCCGAAGATCTCGTAGATATCGGCCCGGGCCCCCACGTCGATGCCGATGGTCGGATCCTCGAGCAGGAGGATCTCAGGGCTCCGCTCCAGCCACTTCCCCACGGACACCTTCTGCTTGCTCCCGCCGCTCAGGGAGTAGCAATCCGTGTTCACGCTGGGGGTCCTGATGCGGAGCTTCCGGACGACCCTTTCGGCCATCGCCCGCTCGGCCTGGAGACGGATCACAGGCAGACGCTTCCCGACGATCCTGGCGATGTTCAAAATGGAAATATTCTGCGCCACCGGCCAGTTAAGAAACAGCTCCTTCCCGGTCTCCCCGGAGAAGTACCCCACCCCCCGTGCCAGGCGCAGGTGGGGCGGTTCGTCAGCCCTGACCCGCCGGCCCTTGATGGTGAGGGATCCCGCGTCGAAGGGGGACAACCCGGCAATGGTGGCCACGATCTCGCTCTTGCCCGATCCCGCCGGTCCGAAGAGGCCCAGGCACTCGCCCCGGCGCAGGGCGAAGGAGACGTCGTAGTAGGCTCCGCGTTTCGTCAGCCCCTCGGCGGCCAGGACGACGGCCTCGTCCACGACGCGCCGTGCCCCCCAGGCCGGGGCGAACTCGGCGGCCTCCCGGCCGACGATGGCCCGGAACAACTCCTCCTCGGTGATCTTCTCTTCGGACAGATCGAAGTGGGCGACCAGCCGGCCGTCCCGTAGCACATAGACTCTGTCCGCAAACTCCATCACCTCGGGAATGACGTGCGAGACAAAGATGAAGGAGGCCGTGCTCTTCATCGCCAGGAGGTCGCGGAAGAGTTCCCGGCGCTCCTCCAGCGTGAGGGGCGCTGTGGGCTCGTCGAGAATAATCACCGGCGGCACGGTGAGATCGTTGCAGGCCAGTCGCACGCTCAGCATCGCCCTCGCGATCTCGACCATCTTCTGGGTGGAGGCCGGGAGTTCGTACATCACATCTTCGGCCGTGCAGGGGACGTGCAGCTCGTCCAGCATCGCCTGCGCCTGCCGCTTCATCGCCTCGAGCCGCAGTCCCGTCAGGGCCGTGTAGCGGTCCTCCTGGCCGAGGAGGAGAAACTGGTAGACCGGCAACAGGGGAATGACGCCCTTTTCCTGATAGACGATGGAAATTCCCCGGCGCGCCGCCTCCGTAGGGTTTCGAGGAAAGGGCACGCGGGAGCCCCGATACCACAGCTCTCCCGTGTCAGGGGCGTAGGCCCCGACCAAAATCTTCATCAGGGTCGACTTGCCGGCGCCGTTCTCCCCGACCACCCCGACAATCTCACGGGGGCGGACGGCCAGGCCGACGTTCTCCAGGGCGCACACTACGGTATCGAAGGTCTTGGAGACACCGGCAACCTCGAGCACCGGCGGCTGCATCGGGATCACTCGAACTCGGGCGGTGGCCGGCGGTCAACGCCGGCCACCGCGAGAGGATCGGCGGGACCCACCGGCGGCTACACCCAGACCGGCTCCGTCTTCAGCTCCGGAGGGAACCCCTTGGCGTATTCCTGCGCCTGTTCCCAGGTGTCCGCCCAGCGGAAGTCGAGGAAGTGCTTGTGCAGCGCGGCGACATGCTTCTTCAGAGCCTGAATGCTGCCGAACTTCCTGAGCTTGGCCGGGAAGTAATAGTCATGCTGCCCCAGATGCGTGCCGCCGCCGGCATGGCGGTCGTAGGCCAGACCGAGCTCCTGGCACTTCGAGAGCGAGAGACGCCGAAAGTCATAGGGGTAGTTGGGCGTCTTCGCCTTCATCTGCTTGAGAATCTTCTCCAGATTCTCCGCGGTCGGGCCCAGCTTGAAGTTCGGATGGTAAATCAGCCGCGCCCCCCTGGCCAGCTCCTCGATCTCTCCAGGCCGCCCGTAGCAGTCGATCCGACCGGCCTGCACCATCTCATCCTTCAGCGGATACCAGGCGCCCACACACATGTCGTAGAGCATGGGGACCATGCGCCCGCCAAAGTAGGGGATGGCAAACCCGGCGGTCACCAGGAAGTTGCCCTTCAGGATGGCCTCCGCCGTGGTCATCTCCATATCCCGGGAAGCGGTGTAGGGGCCCAGCTTCAGGCCGCGGTCTTCGCACGCCTTCAGGGCGCCCATGGTCTGGGAATCGTTGGCGCCCCACAACGCCTCGTAGTCGGTCCGGATGGCCAGCGACGCTTCGGCCGCCTTGCGGCCCCCCTCGTAGTTCCACTCCCCGTATTGGTGACCGAGAACCTGCATCTCGGGATAGAACTGCCAGGCCTGGAAGACGCCGAGGTTGATATAGACGGTGGAGCAGGTGGCCACCGTCTTGTGCGCCTGATGGTGCAGCAGTTTCCGCTTCCCGTTCCGCCGCATCTTTTCGAACAGCAGCATCAGGGGGAGGAACGTCTGCTCGTCGGAGAGCGGCGTGTTGTCGACGACCCATCGCGGGCCGAGGTCGCCCGGGAAGATGTCCCCGGTGTAGCCGAAGTGGGTGGCCATGAACACATTGCGTTCGTTGCAGATCTTGGTCAGCGCGGGCATGATGGCCGCCGAGGGGCAGTTGTAGATGATCGCCTTGGCCCCGGCGGCGATCATGCTCTCGGTGGTCTGGATCCAGGCCGCATCGGACTCGGCCACCGCGCCGGCGAACTTCAGGCCGAGCTGCCGGCAGGCCTGCTCGCTGGCCTGGTAGCACATCATCAGGTACTCCTGGGCCAACCCCCAGGTGATGTGCCCGATGGTGAACCGTTCGCCGGGTTTGGCGTTCTGATACTGGCGGGCGAGTTTGCGCCTCTCGTCAGCAGCCGCGGCGGCTTCCGCCTTTGTCGGTGTCGGGACGAAGGATCGGGCGTAGGTCCCCGCCCACAGCCCCATGCCGGTCAGTGCCGCGCCGCGAACGAATTCGCGGCGGGTCAACCCGCTTGTGCCCATCTTCTCCCCCCTCCTCGTCTGGGCGTCGCTCTGAATCCGCTCATGGGCCACTGGCCGCGCACCGTTTCCCGGCGCGCGGCTAATGTACGGACATCTTGTCATCCGTCCGACATCTAGAGTCTAAGAGGGAGATACACCGATGGCTATCGGGCGTGGGGCGGATTTCGAACCCGGATCAAACGTTCTGCGCGCCACGCGCGGAAGGTTCGCTGGGCGTCCATCGCACCGTCGGCTCGGAGCCGCCCCGACCGCGTCGCTTCGGTTCGCCAGGTGGCCGAGGTACGCTCGGCCGTACAGCCGGGCGATCCCTTCAGGCCGCCTTGCGATGCTCGATCCGGGTGCCGAGTGCCTCCAGGAACCTGGCCAGCCACGCGGGATGGGCCGGCCAGGCCGGGGCGGTGATCAGCATCTCGTCCGCCACCGCCTGATCCACCGGCACATCGACCCACGTCGCGCCCGCCAGCTTCACCTCCGGGCCGACGGCGGAGTAGCCGGTGCACCGTCTGCCCCGCAGGACGTCCGCCGCCGCCAGCACCTGCACGCCGTGGCAGATGGCGGCGATGGGCTTGCCGACTTGCGCGAAGTGCCGGACAATCTCCAGGACCCGCGGCTGCAGGCGGATGTACTCGGGCGCCCGCCCGCCGGGGATGACCAGGCCGTCATAGTCGGTCTCCCGGATCTCGTCGAAGGTCGCGTTGAGGGTGAAGTTATGGCCGCGCTTTTCGCTGTAGGTCTGATCCCCTTCGAAGTCGTGCACCGCCGTCCGCACCGCCTCGCCCTGCTTCTTGCCCGGACAGGCGGCGTGGACCGTATGGCCGACCATCTGCAGGGCCTGGAACGGGACCATCACCTCGTAGTCCTCGACGTAGTCCCCCACGAGCATCAGGATCTTCATTACCCACCCTCCTTTCCGACTTCTCGCCCTGACTCACCGTCAGCGACGTGGCATTCCAGGTTGCCGAAGGCCTCCATGAGCGCCCGGAGCTCCCCGTCCCCAAGAGATCCGGAGAGCTCCACCTGCACGGTGCGCCGGGTCCGGTCGCAGTAGCACTGCAGCCGGGCCGCCGGCACCAACCGGCGGAAGACGATCCCTTCGCGCCGCCGGCCGCACTGAAACTGGGCCGTGTGCCCACCGGCCGGCATGGCTCCGGCCGTCGTCACCTCGGCCAGCGGCGCCCTCATGGGGCGCAGGCGGCCCGGGCTGATGCGGACCACGAGATCCGCCCGGATCCCCCGCAGGCGATCCACCACCACATGACGCGTCTCCCCGGCCGCCACCCACTGCCGCCCCCCCTGGCGCAGGGTCGTCTGCACGTCGGGGGCGACGGTGGCGCGGGTAATGGCCCAGGGCTCGGGCAGGATGAAGGCGACGAAAGCCGCCGCCCCCGTGATCGGATTGAAGGCTTCCAGGGTTCTCTTCGCCAGCGCGGCGCCTCCGCAACTCAGGCGAACAGCACCTGCGCCACACGCTCCAGGACCGGCACACCGCGGACCTCCGTCTCGAAGAGCGGGACGACGGCGCGCACCATGCCGGGGAAGGCCCGGGCGATCTCCTCGCGGTAGGCCTCCTGCGCGATGACCCGGTTGAGGACGAACTGCGGCGTGGTCTCCGTGACCAGGCCGCGCTCGATGACCCCGTTGACGATGACCCCGCCGACGGGAATGCCGAACTCGTGGAACCAGGAGATGAACCGTCTGATCACCGCGATGGGCAGTGCCTCCGGCAGGGTGACGAAGAAGAACGCCGTCAGCGCGCTGTCGGTGAGCAGCCGCCGGGCGGCCTCGATGCGATCGCGAAACCGCAGCAGGTAATCCAGCAGCGGATCGGCCTCGTCCTTCTTGCTGTAGGAGAGGAGGCGGCGCAGGGAGCGCGCCTCCTCGCGACTGCGCACCATCTTCTGCACCCACATCGCGTACACGGCGGACATCCCCAGCAGCCGCCGGGCGTTGGCGGTCGGCGCCGTATCGAAGACGTACACCTCGTACTCGTCGCGGAAGATGATGTCGATCATGCTCTCGAACATCGCCGATTCCTCGAAGGCCGGGTTCATCGTGGCCGACTCGACAAAGGCGTCGGCTCTGGTGCGGATCTCAGCATATTTGAGGAACCAGTCGATCTTCTCTTTGATCTCCCGCTTCGATCGCTCGATGGTCTCCCGCGTGTCGATCTCGTGCGCCCACAGCGACGGCACGCCGGCCACCGGCGTGGCGCGGCCGAACACATCCTGGTCCAGCAGGCCGCTCAGACTGTGCACCGGATTGGTGGAGACCAGCAGGACGCGGCGGCCCTGGCGGGCCAGGGCCAGGGCCGCCGCGCCGGCCATCACGGTCTTGCCGACCCCGCCCTTGCCGCCGAAATAGAGGTATTTCAATGTGGGCATCGCGTCGACGACCTGACGCATCGACCGCTCCACCAGGGCCTCCCAGCCGGCCGGTCTAGTCAGTTGCTGGACCACGCCCGTTCCCTCCAAACATGGCGTCGGCCATCCGCTCGATCATCGCCAGGCCGGTCACGTCCCGCTCGAACTCAGGGACGTAGGCCAGGACCTCCCCCCCGAACAGCGTACGGATCTCCTCCAGGTGGCCCCGCTGCATCTGCAGGCGGCGACGCAGGTACTCGGGGATGTCCTGCTGGGCCAGGGTTTCGGGCAGGACGCGGTTCACGATGTACCCGCTGATCGGCACCTGGAACTTGGCGAACAGCTGGGCGGCCTTCCGTGTATCCAACAGGGCCATCTCCTCGGGGATGATGACAAAGAAGAAGGCGGTGCGGGCGGCATCGGTCAGGATACTGCTGCTGATGGTGATGCGCCGGCGGATGTCCTGCAGCTCGGCCAGGATCAGATCTTCTTGGAGCTGCTCCCCCTTCATCCGCGCCGCCATCTCCGCGTACTGCTGCATCTCTTCCCGCAGCCGGGTGATGCGCTCGATCCACTCGTCGTAGACGCTGGCCATGCTCAGGTAGTAGAGGGCGTGGCCGAGGGGCACCAGATCGTAGATGAAGTAGTCGTACCCCCCGGTCACGACGATATCCACCACCTGGTCGAAGATCGCGCTCTCCTCCATGGCCGGTTCGGCCGACGCCGCCGCGATGTAGTGCTCGATCTCCTCCGGCACGCGGTCGAACCCGTACATGTCGAGGATCTTCTGGCGGATCTCCTGCTGGTAGGCGCGGATCCGCTGGTCGGCGTCGATCTCCTGGGCAAACAACCCCGGCACGATCTCCACGGGGCCCCGGCCGAAGATGTCGCGCTGGAAGATATCGGACAGCGACGCCTGGGGGTCCACGGAGAACACCAGTACCTTGTATCCCCGGCGCGCCAGATGGTAGGCGGTGGCCGCGGAGAAGGTCGTCTTCCCCAGCCCGCCCTTGCCGCCGAACATGATGTATCGGCGGTCGGGGAAGTCCGTGAAGTATCGCGCCAGCCGGCTGCCCGCCGGCTCAGGAGAGGGCATCGGTCAGATCCTTCTCCCGGAGCATGCTGCGCTTCCAGGTAGAGATCTGGGGGACGACATAGGGCAGCAGCCGCAGCGAGTAGTAGGGGGGCAGGATCGGCACGCCCAGCAGATCCCCCATGGTGATGAGAATGAAGAGGTGCTCCATGCTGCCGCGGGTCTTGAGGGCGTGCCGCGTCATCTCGTGGGCTGCCATGCCGTAGACGAAATCCTTGAGGCTGCGCCTCGCCCGCTCCAGGAACGCCGGCTTCTCGTCAGGATGCTTCATGTCTTGTCTCCTGTGCCGCTCCGCTTGGCCCGCAGGCGCTGCTGGATACGCTCAACCAGCAGGTGCTCCTCCCAGCCCGTGATGCGTTCGCGCCCGTCCAGAAGGAACGTCGGATAGCGGCGGATCCGGTGGCGCAGGGACGCCATGAACCAGTGGAGGGAGGGCGGGGCGACAATGCGGATGACGACGCTCCGGCCGAACCGCTGCTGGATGGCATGCAGCAGGGCCCACAGCCGCCGATACTCCTCCCGCATCGCCGGCGGATACCGCCGGACCTCGTCCCGGTGCACCGTCCGCCCCACCCCGACGAGGTCGATCGCCGACCCCTCACGCATCAGGGTCAGGCCCGAGGCGAGGAGGATGGGAGCGAAAACCTCGACACGGACAGGCGGCGGCGGAGCAGGCGGCGGCTCCGGCCACTCCGTCGGGCCGGCTCCCGCCACCGGGCGAATCCGGACGACCTTCCGGCGATGCGGCAAATACGCGTTCCTCGTGCCCCGGATGTCTCGACCCGGGCGGCGGCGGTGGGAGGGAGCCTCCTCCCACCGCCCCAACATCGATTCTAGCCGGCGGGCGCCCGGCGGAGGGAGACCACCGCCTTCGAGAACGACCGCACCCCGTCCAGGGCCAGCACCACCGCCAGAATGACCAGCGCAAAGGCGATGATCGCCGCCACCAGATTGCCGAAGACAAAGGCCGCGGCCAGGCCGGGCTTGAACGCCGCCTGCAGACTGACCCACCCCGTGACCAGGAGGGCGGCCACGGTCGTGATGTACATGAACGCCGCCGGATAGGCCACCCACCGGTACGTCTTCCCCTGGTTGGCCAGCCAGATCGACACCAGCATCAGCGCCAGCCCGGCGAAGAGCTGGTTGGAGCCGCCGAACAGGATCCAGATGCGCGCCCAGAATCCGGTCCACAGGATGAGCAGGGTGAACAGAATCCCCACGATCGATCCGAAATGGGGGTTGCGGAACGCGGGGAAGCGCTCGCCGACCAGCTCGGCGCTGGCCACCCGCATGAAGCGCAGCACCAGCTGCATCACGGTCAGGGCCATGATGCACAGGAAGATGGAGCCGAACGCCGCGCCGAAGGAGGTGGAGATGCCGAGAACGTTGAGGAACTTGGCCATCCCGCCGGCGAACACCGCCCCGCCGCCGCGGGCCAGTACTTCCTTGTACCCGGCGAAACTGCCGAAGCCGGCCACGGCGAAGGTGAGGGCCAGCACGGCCAGCACGGCCTCGGTGTACATGGCCCCGGCCGTAACCGGCAGCGTGTCGGTCTCCTTCTCCAGCTGGCGCGACGTGCCGGAGGTCGTGACCAGGCTGTGCCAGCCGGAGATGGCTCCGCAGGCAATGGTCACGAACAG
The nucleotide sequence above comes from Armatimonadota bacterium. Encoded proteins:
- a CDS encoding ABC transporter permease — translated: MLALVGFVLVFSLLYPDRFLSGLNISTILRQFVTLMLFALGPSLMVVTGALDLTYVGIWMLGGVLVWLLKPVLGAAAILVILLLGLTSGFIVGVIQVKAKVPSFILTLSLLVTYWGLTARLSGGYPRSVRGYEFITAPLIPLVPTPLLWAIPLIVAAVFIMTRTKVGIYLYAIGSNEEGARLAGVDVDRYKILGFTLSGAFTGFGAMILFQHLGGATPVELNLNNVVWPLVAIVLGGTPLVGGSGGPQRTILGALTFAVVDRGLILSLLRPELVQLLLGLLLIISIVVGSRGLRGVTVT
- a CDS encoding sugar ABC transporter ATP-binding protein, translating into MQPPVLEVAGVSKTFDTVVCALENVGLAVRPREIVGVVGENGAGKSTLMKILVGAYAPDTGELWYRGSRVPFPRNPTEAARRGISIVYQEKGVIPLLPVYQFLLLGQEDRYTALTGLRLEAMKRQAQAMLDELHVPCTAEDVMYELPASTQKMVEIARAMLSVRLACNDLTVPPVIILDEPTAPLTLEERRELFRDLLAMKSTASFIFVSHVIPEVMEFADRVYVLRDGRLVAHFDLSEEKITEEELFRAIVGREAAEFAPAWGARRVVDEAVVLAAEGLTKRGAYYDVSFALRRGECLGLFGPAGSGKSEIVATIAGLSPFDAGSLTIKGRRVRADEPPHLRLARGVGYFSGETGKELFLNWPVAQNISILNIARIVGKRLPVIRLQAERAMAERVVRKLRIRTPSVNTDCYSLSGGSKQKVSVGKWLERSPEILLLEDPTIGIDVGARADIYEIFGEMKRQGTAMLLVSDDPKEYATLCDTILLIRDGRVQRALTPGEFAEMTTLRRPPAGGH
- a CDS encoding sugar ABC transporter substrate-binding protein → MGTSGLTRREFVRGAALTGMGLWAGTYARSFVPTPTKAEAAAAADERRKLARQYQNAKPGERFTIGHITWGLAQEYLMMCYQASEQACRQLGLKFAGAVAESDAAWIQTTESMIAAGAKAIIYNCPSAAIMPALTKICNERNVFMATHFGYTGDIFPGDLGPRWVVDNTPLSDEQTFLPLMLLFEKMRRNGKRKLLHHQAHKTVATCSTVYINLGVFQAWQFYPEMQVLGHQYGEWNYEGGRKAAEASLAIRTDYEALWGANDSQTMGALKACEDRGLKLGPYTASRDMEMTTAEAILKGNFLVTAGFAIPYFGGRMVPMLYDMCVGAWYPLKDEMVQAGRIDCYGRPGEIEELARGARLIYHPNFKLGPTAENLEKILKQMKAKTPNYPYDFRRLSLSKCQELGLAYDRHAGGGTHLGQHDYYFPAKLRKFGSIQALKKHVAALHKHFLDFRWADTWEQAQEYAKGFPPELKTEPVWV
- a CDS encoding DJ-1/PfpI family protein, with the protein product MKILMLVGDYVEDYEVMVPFQALQMVGHTVHAACPGKKQGEAVRTAVHDFEGDQTYSEKRGHNFTLNATFDEIRETDYDGLVIPGGRAPEYIRLQPRVLEIVRHFAQVGKPIAAICHGVQVLAAADVLRGRRCTGYSAVGPEVKLAGATWVDVPVDQAVADEMLITAPAWPAHPAWLARFLEALGTRIEHRKAA
- a CDS encoding ArsA family ATPase, whose protein sequence is MVQQLTRPAGWEALVERSMRQVVDAMPTLKYLYFGGKGGVGKTVMAGAAALALARQGRRVLLVSTNPVHSLSGLLDQDVFGRATPVAGVPSLWAHEIDTRETIERSKREIKEKIDWFLKYAEIRTRADAFVESATMNPAFEESAMFESMIDIIFRDEYEVYVFDTAPTANARRLLGMSAVYAMWVQKMVRSREEARSLRRLLSYSKKDEADPLLDYLLRFRDRIEAARRLLTDSALTAFFFVTLPEALPIAVIRRFISWFHEFGIPVGGVIVNGVIERGLVTETTPQFVLNRVIAQEAYREEIARAFPGMVRAVVPLFETEVRGVPVLERVAQVLFA
- a CDS encoding TRC40/GET3/ArsA family transport-energizing ATPase, which produces MPSPEPAGSRLARYFTDFPDRRYIMFGGKGGLGKTTFSAATAYHLARRGYKVLVFSVDPQASLSDIFQRDIFGRGPVEIVPGLFAQEIDADQRIRAYQQEIRQKILDMYGFDRVPEEIEHYIAAASAEPAMEESAIFDQVVDIVVTGGYDYFIYDLVPLGHALYYLSMASVYDEWIERITRLREEMQQYAEMAARMKGEQLQEDLILAELQDIRRRITISSSILTDAARTAFFFVIIPEEMALLDTRKAAQLFAKFQVPISGYIVNRVLPETLAQQDIPEYLRRRLQMQRGHLEEIRTLFGGEVLAYVPEFERDVTGLAMIERMADAMFGGNGRGPATD